One stretch of Arachis hypogaea cultivar Tifrunner chromosome 20, arahy.Tifrunner.gnm2.J5K5, whole genome shotgun sequence DNA includes these proteins:
- the LOC112784852 gene encoding pentatricopeptide repeat-containing protein At4g33990 isoform X1 yields MKVRLPHLMPLFTPMYVFTSHICAHFQTQPRLVSKVLSLQRWLHHAHATPIHFHKSIKLGTSTSGFDFDFNFDVLIRVCRDINIAKMLHTLLIVLGKAQDVILSTKLVNLYASLGDITFSRSTFNQLQRKNIFSWNSMVAAYVRSCRRHEALSCFNEFLLVSGLRPDFYTFPPVLKACVNLIDGKKIHCYVVKLGFERDVFVAASLINLYSRFGALDVAYELFDEMPDRDVGMWNAMISAFCQNGNADEALHVLNRMRSEGLKMDPVTVSSVLPVCAQSGDIVSGMLIHLYVIKHGLEMDVFVSNALINVYSKFGRLGDAQRVFDHMEVRDRVSWNSIIAAYEQNDDPTTALRLFKEMQFVGIQPEFLTIVSLASIFGQLSDRRISSSIHGFIIRHEWLEKDVVIGNALVNMYAKLGAMDCACTVFEQLPVKDIISWNTLITGYTQNGLASEAIDAFNMMEECTKIIPTQGTWVSILPAYSHVGALQQGMKIHGRLIKNCLYKDVFVATSLIDMYGKCGRLVDGMSLFNEIPRETSVPWNAIISSLGIHGDGEVALQLFKDMLAEGVEPDHITFISLLSACSHSGLVNEGERCFDLMQKEYGIKPNLRHYGCMVDLLGRAGYLEKAYNLVSSMSMQPDASIWGALLSACRIHGNVDLGTFASSRLLEVDSENVGYYVLLSNMYANVGKWEGVTKVRSLARGRGLKKIPGWSSVVVGNIVEVFYTGNQTHPKCTEIYEELRVLASKMKSLGYVPDYSFVLQDVEDDEKEQILMSHCERLAMAFGIISTPPRSPIRIFKNLRVCGDCHNAAKFISKITERDIIMRDSNRFHHFKHGICSCGDYW; encoded by the exons ATGAAG GTTAGGCTCCCTCATCTCATGCCACTCTTCACTCCTATGTATGTGTTCACTTCTCACATTTGTGCCCATTTCCAAACTCAACCTCGTCTCGTTTCCAAGGTTCTTTCATTGCAGAGATGGCTTCACCATGCACATGCAACTCCCATACACTTCCACAAGAGCATCAAACTTGGCACTTCCACTTCCGGTTTCGATTTCGATTTCAATTTCGACGTTCTGATCCGAGTTTGCAGGGACATCAACATCGCTAAGATGCTTCACACTCTTCTCATTGTGCTGGGAAAAGCTCAAGATGTTATTTTGTCAACAAAGCTGGTTAATTTGTATGCATCTCTTGGGGACATCACATTCTCTCGCTCCACCTTCAACCAGCTTCAGAGAAAGAATATCTTTTCTTGGAATTCAATGGTGGCTGCTTATGTTCGCAGCTGCCGGCGCCATGAGGCATTGAGCTGTTTCAATGAATTCTTGTTAGTATCTGGTTTAAGGCCTGATTTTTATACGTTTCCACCTGTGTTGAAAGCTTGTGTGAATCTGATTGATGGCAAGAAGATACATTGCTATGTTGTGAAGTTGGGTTTTGAACGGGATGTATTTGTGGCTGCCTCATTGATCAACTTGTATTCGCGGTTTGGTGCTTTGGATGTTGCATATGagctgtttgatgaaatgcctgaTCGAGATGTGGGTATGTGGAATGCAATGATTTCCGCGTTTTGTCAGAATGGGAATGCTGACGAGGCATTGCATGTCTTGAATAGGATGAGAAGTGAGGGGCTGAAGATGGATCCTGTTACTGTGTCGAGTGTACTTCCTGTTTGTGCGCAGTCGGGTGATATTGTTAGCGGGATGTTGATTCACTTGTATGTGATAAAGCATGGTTTGGAGATGGACGTGTTTGTATCAAATGCTTTGATCAATGTGTATTCAAAGTTTGGAAGGCTTGGGGATGCACAGAGGGTTTTTGATCACATGGAAGTTAGGGATCGGGTATCTTGGAATTCTATAATTGCTGCATACGAGCAGAATGATGATCCAACTACTGCACTCAGGTTGTTTAAAGAGATGCAGTTTGTTGGAATTCAGCCTGAGTTTTTGACAATTGTGAGTTTGGCTTCAATCTTTGGTCAGTTAAGTGATCGAAGGATAAGCAGTTCaattcatggattcattattagGCATGAATGGCTTGAAAAGGATGTTGTGATTGGAAATGCACTTGTGAATATGTATGCAAAATTGGGAGCTATGGATTGTGCTTGCACGGTTTTTGAACAACTTCCTGTTAAAGATATAATATCATGGAACACTTTGATCACAGGTTACACGCAGAATGGTCTTGCAAGTGAGGCAATTGATGCTTTCAACATGATGGAAGAGTGTACAAAGATAATCCCCACCCAAGGGACATGGGTGAGCATTCTCCCTGCATATTCACACGTTGGAGCTTTGCAACAGGGAATGAAAATTCATGGAAGGTTAATTAAGAACTGTCTGTACAAGGATGTCTTTGTGGCTACCAGCCTAATTGACATGTACGGAAAATGTGGGAGGTTAGTTGATGGCATGTCATTATTCAATGAAATTCCACGGGAAACTTCAGTTCCTTGGAATGCCATAATATCGTCTCTTGGGATTCATGGGGATGGAGAAGTAGCACTCCAACTTTTTAAGGATATGCTAGCTGAAGGGGTAGAGCCAGATCATATCACATTCATATCTTTGTTGTCGGCATGTAGTCATTCTGGGTTAGTGAATGAGGGTGAACGCTGTTTTGATTTGATGCAGAAAGAGTATGGAATCAAGCCAAATTTAAGACATTATGGTTGCATGGTTGATTTGCTTGGAAGAGCTGGATATTTGGAGAAGGCGTATAATTTAGTGAGCAGCATGTCGATGCAGCCTGATGCGTCGATCTGGGGTGCTCTTCTAAGTGCTTGTAGAATACATGGAAATGTAGATTTGGGTACCTTTGCTTCAAGTCGTTTGTTGGAAGTTGATTCTGAAAATGTTGGCTATTATGTTTTGCTGTCAAATATGTATGCAAACGTTGGCAAATGGGAAGGGGTGACTAAAGTAAGATCATTGGCCAGAGGTCGCGGTCTGAAGAAGATTCCTGGATGGAGTTCTGTTGTAGTGGGAAATATAGTTGAAGTCTTCTACACTGGGAACCAAACCCATCCTAAATGCACAGAGATATACGAAGAATTAAGGGTTTTGGCTTCCAAAATGAAGAGCCTCGGTTATGTTCCGGACTACAGTTTTGTCCTGCAAGATGTTGAGGATGACGAGAAAGAGCAGATTTTGATGAGTCATTGCGAGAGATTGGCAATGGCATTTGGTATTATTAGCACCCCACCAAGAAGTCCCATTAGGATATTCAAGAACTTGCGTGTCTGTGGTGATTGCCATAATGCAGCTAAGTTCATATCCAAAATTACTGAGAGGGACATTATTATGAGGGATTCAAATCGCTTCCATCACTTCAAACATGGGATTTGCTCATGCGGTGATTACTGGTAG
- the LOC112784852 gene encoding pentatricopeptide repeat-containing protein At4g33990 isoform X2 has product MPLFTPMYVFTSHICAHFQTQPRLVSKVLSLQRWLHHAHATPIHFHKSIKLGTSTSGFDFDFNFDVLIRVCRDINIAKMLHTLLIVLGKAQDVILSTKLVNLYASLGDITFSRSTFNQLQRKNIFSWNSMVAAYVRSCRRHEALSCFNEFLLVSGLRPDFYTFPPVLKACVNLIDGKKIHCYVVKLGFERDVFVAASLINLYSRFGALDVAYELFDEMPDRDVGMWNAMISAFCQNGNADEALHVLNRMRSEGLKMDPVTVSSVLPVCAQSGDIVSGMLIHLYVIKHGLEMDVFVSNALINVYSKFGRLGDAQRVFDHMEVRDRVSWNSIIAAYEQNDDPTTALRLFKEMQFVGIQPEFLTIVSLASIFGQLSDRRISSSIHGFIIRHEWLEKDVVIGNALVNMYAKLGAMDCACTVFEQLPVKDIISWNTLITGYTQNGLASEAIDAFNMMEECTKIIPTQGTWVSILPAYSHVGALQQGMKIHGRLIKNCLYKDVFVATSLIDMYGKCGRLVDGMSLFNEIPRETSVPWNAIISSLGIHGDGEVALQLFKDMLAEGVEPDHITFISLLSACSHSGLVNEGERCFDLMQKEYGIKPNLRHYGCMVDLLGRAGYLEKAYNLVSSMSMQPDASIWGALLSACRIHGNVDLGTFASSRLLEVDSENVGYYVLLSNMYANVGKWEGVTKVRSLARGRGLKKIPGWSSVVVGNIVEVFYTGNQTHPKCTEIYEELRVLASKMKSLGYVPDYSFVLQDVEDDEKEQILMSHCERLAMAFGIISTPPRSPIRIFKNLRVCGDCHNAAKFISKITERDIIMRDSNRFHHFKHGICSCGDYW; this is encoded by the coding sequence ATGCCACTCTTCACTCCTATGTATGTGTTCACTTCTCACATTTGTGCCCATTTCCAAACTCAACCTCGTCTCGTTTCCAAGGTTCTTTCATTGCAGAGATGGCTTCACCATGCACATGCAACTCCCATACACTTCCACAAGAGCATCAAACTTGGCACTTCCACTTCCGGTTTCGATTTCGATTTCAATTTCGACGTTCTGATCCGAGTTTGCAGGGACATCAACATCGCTAAGATGCTTCACACTCTTCTCATTGTGCTGGGAAAAGCTCAAGATGTTATTTTGTCAACAAAGCTGGTTAATTTGTATGCATCTCTTGGGGACATCACATTCTCTCGCTCCACCTTCAACCAGCTTCAGAGAAAGAATATCTTTTCTTGGAATTCAATGGTGGCTGCTTATGTTCGCAGCTGCCGGCGCCATGAGGCATTGAGCTGTTTCAATGAATTCTTGTTAGTATCTGGTTTAAGGCCTGATTTTTATACGTTTCCACCTGTGTTGAAAGCTTGTGTGAATCTGATTGATGGCAAGAAGATACATTGCTATGTTGTGAAGTTGGGTTTTGAACGGGATGTATTTGTGGCTGCCTCATTGATCAACTTGTATTCGCGGTTTGGTGCTTTGGATGTTGCATATGagctgtttgatgaaatgcctgaTCGAGATGTGGGTATGTGGAATGCAATGATTTCCGCGTTTTGTCAGAATGGGAATGCTGACGAGGCATTGCATGTCTTGAATAGGATGAGAAGTGAGGGGCTGAAGATGGATCCTGTTACTGTGTCGAGTGTACTTCCTGTTTGTGCGCAGTCGGGTGATATTGTTAGCGGGATGTTGATTCACTTGTATGTGATAAAGCATGGTTTGGAGATGGACGTGTTTGTATCAAATGCTTTGATCAATGTGTATTCAAAGTTTGGAAGGCTTGGGGATGCACAGAGGGTTTTTGATCACATGGAAGTTAGGGATCGGGTATCTTGGAATTCTATAATTGCTGCATACGAGCAGAATGATGATCCAACTACTGCACTCAGGTTGTTTAAAGAGATGCAGTTTGTTGGAATTCAGCCTGAGTTTTTGACAATTGTGAGTTTGGCTTCAATCTTTGGTCAGTTAAGTGATCGAAGGATAAGCAGTTCaattcatggattcattattagGCATGAATGGCTTGAAAAGGATGTTGTGATTGGAAATGCACTTGTGAATATGTATGCAAAATTGGGAGCTATGGATTGTGCTTGCACGGTTTTTGAACAACTTCCTGTTAAAGATATAATATCATGGAACACTTTGATCACAGGTTACACGCAGAATGGTCTTGCAAGTGAGGCAATTGATGCTTTCAACATGATGGAAGAGTGTACAAAGATAATCCCCACCCAAGGGACATGGGTGAGCATTCTCCCTGCATATTCACACGTTGGAGCTTTGCAACAGGGAATGAAAATTCATGGAAGGTTAATTAAGAACTGTCTGTACAAGGATGTCTTTGTGGCTACCAGCCTAATTGACATGTACGGAAAATGTGGGAGGTTAGTTGATGGCATGTCATTATTCAATGAAATTCCACGGGAAACTTCAGTTCCTTGGAATGCCATAATATCGTCTCTTGGGATTCATGGGGATGGAGAAGTAGCACTCCAACTTTTTAAGGATATGCTAGCTGAAGGGGTAGAGCCAGATCATATCACATTCATATCTTTGTTGTCGGCATGTAGTCATTCTGGGTTAGTGAATGAGGGTGAACGCTGTTTTGATTTGATGCAGAAAGAGTATGGAATCAAGCCAAATTTAAGACATTATGGTTGCATGGTTGATTTGCTTGGAAGAGCTGGATATTTGGAGAAGGCGTATAATTTAGTGAGCAGCATGTCGATGCAGCCTGATGCGTCGATCTGGGGTGCTCTTCTAAGTGCTTGTAGAATACATGGAAATGTAGATTTGGGTACCTTTGCTTCAAGTCGTTTGTTGGAAGTTGATTCTGAAAATGTTGGCTATTATGTTTTGCTGTCAAATATGTATGCAAACGTTGGCAAATGGGAAGGGGTGACTAAAGTAAGATCATTGGCCAGAGGTCGCGGTCTGAAGAAGATTCCTGGATGGAGTTCTGTTGTAGTGGGAAATATAGTTGAAGTCTTCTACACTGGGAACCAAACCCATCCTAAATGCACAGAGATATACGAAGAATTAAGGGTTTTGGCTTCCAAAATGAAGAGCCTCGGTTATGTTCCGGACTACAGTTTTGTCCTGCAAGATGTTGAGGATGACGAGAAAGAGCAGATTTTGATGAGTCATTGCGAGAGATTGGCAATGGCATTTGGTATTATTAGCACCCCACCAAGAAGTCCCATTAGGATATTCAAGAACTTGCGTGTCTGTGGTGATTGCCATAATGCAGCTAAGTTCATATCCAAAATTACTGAGAGGGACATTATTATGAGGGATTCAAATCGCTTCCATCACTTCAAACATGGGATTTGCTCATGCGGTGATTACTGGTAG